Proteins encoded together in one bacterium window:
- a CDS encoding ankyrin repeat domain-containing protein, with the protein MKNKMILLGSSFAMLLGFGASFFAAYNIFNRNGTGGALLVANDSVSRWSLLHKAIYAKNSSMLASLLKKGADVHEADAHGRTPLHYAASLGFTAGVDVLCAYGACADQQDCKGYTPLHCAAGKGRGAWVEQMQYAAIMDRLCKQSSIEIADLKGRTPLHYAAMHGQDLLVAHLLAHGARADFLDMFGRAPLHYAAGAVVGYYAIPHDYDKVVDLLLKAGGSANSKDKDGKTPLHYAAASGALCVVDALIKQGASLSHCDIDGATPLHYAAGKDTLRFKPRRYWSHVRYRAQMRAYGRQYERSLRQHTAIVAHLCSLGASGQVADKYGKTPLDYARSSSHDRLFCALENSNRKHCQPF; encoded by the coding sequence ATGAAAAATAAGATGATACTACTTGGCAGTAGTTTTGCTATGTTATTGGGATTTGGGGCTTCGTTTTTTGCTGCTTACAACATTTTTAATCGAAATGGTACCGGCGGGGCCTTGCTCGTCGCTAACGATAGTGTTTCGCGTTGGAGTCTTTTACATAAAGCAATTTATGCTAAAAATAGTTCTATGTTGGCATCACTACTGAAAAAAGGGGCTGATGTCCATGAAGCTGATGCTCATGGGCGTACTCCGTTGCATTATGCTGCTTCGTTGGGTTTTACGGCAGGGGTTGATGTTTTGTGTGCGTATGGAGCTTGTGCAGATCAACAAGATTGCAAAGGCTATACGCCGTTGCATTGTGCTGCAGGCAAAGGCCGTGGGGCCTGGGTGGAGCAGATGCAGTACGCCGCTATCATGGACCGTTTATGTAAACAATCTTCAATAGAAATCGCTGATTTAAAAGGGCGTACGCCTTTGCATTATGCCGCCATGCATGGGCAGGATCTTTTGGTTGCGCATTTATTGGCTCATGGTGCACGGGCTGATTTTTTGGATATGTTTGGCCGTGCACCCTTGCACTATGCTGCGGGGGCTGTAGTTGGGTATTATGCGATTCCTCATGACTATGATAAAGTTGTTGATTTATTACTCAAGGCGGGTGGGTCGGCAAATAGCAAAGATAAAGATGGTAAAACACCATTGCATTACGCCGCGGCATCGGGCGCTTTGTGTGTGGTTGATGCTTTGATTAAGCAAGGTGCTTCTTTGAGTCATTGTGATATTGATGGTGCAACACCGTTGCATTATGCTGCGGGGAAAGATACATTGCGTTTTAAACCGCGTCGCTACTGGTCGCATGTGCGTTATCGAGCGCAAATGCGAGCTTATGGTCGGCAGTACGAGCGCTCATTGCGCCAGCATACTGCTATTGTTGCGCATTTATGCTCGTTAGGTGCTTCTGGGCAGGTGGCAGACAAGTATGGCAAGACGCCGCTTGATTATGCCCGCTCAAGTAGCCACGATCGCTTATTTTGTGCGCTTGAAAATTCAAATAGAAAACATTGCCAGCCGTTCTAG
- the alaS gene encoding alanine--tRNA ligase, which translates to MNSSQIRKKFFDFFQKHKHTVVASSSLIPAEDPTLLFTNAGMNQFKDVFLGKEKRSYKRATSIQKCVRAGGKHNDLDQVGFTTRHLTFFEMMGNFSFGDYFKKDAMTFAWEFLTVEMKLPKKDLYVSVYEKDDESYNIWHQELNIPADHLVKLGMKDNFWAMGDTGPCGPCTEIYLDRGANEGCGSADCRPSCDCARFIEIWNLVFMQYNRQEDGSFQELAQTGVDTGMGLERLCMVTQGVNSVFETDQFATLTASIEKRTGVSYKNSSEKMRANFHVIADHIRSSSLLIADGCAPSNEGRGYVLRKIIRRAALFAQKISDDKKLFSNLALDFIASMSDIYPELKKNEKLICAALDSEIERFAQNLINGQGILQRYIELNKQEGVKVISGDQAFKLYDTYGFPPELTMLICQEDGFTVDFENFEKEMAKQKELSGKKMKSAGSETISLENMPTKFVGYEVLENESTIQFVSAADDHIWLSTQESPFYVECGGQVNDHGRIIINKQTFKVVDLKKSGETFNPAILVKIPATTIDGEPAKQINVGDKAHSIVEAAVRQRTVKNHTATHMLQAALQTVLGGHVKQAGSVVNDQYLRFDYAHHQAMTKLEIKQVEDIVNEKIQADIKTNIMWTSLKDAQSRGVISFFGEKYNPEKVRIVEIPGFSAELCGGTRKLNRHYRLL; encoded by the coding sequence ATGAATTCCTCTCAAATTCGCAAAAAGTTTTTCGACTTTTTTCAAAAACACAAGCACACAGTCGTTGCAAGTTCCTCCCTCATTCCGGCCGAAGATCCTACGCTCCTTTTTACTAATGCGGGCATGAATCAGTTTAAAGATGTTTTTTTAGGCAAAGAAAAACGCTCCTACAAACGTGCAACAAGTATCCAAAAATGCGTACGCGCCGGTGGTAAACACAACGACCTTGATCAAGTTGGTTTTACCACACGCCATCTCACGTTTTTTGAAATGATGGGTAACTTTTCATTTGGCGACTATTTTAAAAAAGATGCCATGACGTTTGCGTGGGAGTTTTTAACCGTTGAAATGAAACTACCTAAAAAAGATCTTTATGTTTCTGTTTATGAAAAAGATGACGAATCATACAACATTTGGCATCAAGAACTTAATATTCCAGCAGATCATTTGGTCAAACTTGGCATGAAAGACAACTTTTGGGCAATGGGCGATACCGGACCATGCGGCCCCTGCACCGAAATTTATTTAGATCGCGGTGCTAACGAAGGCTGTGGCTCTGCCGACTGCCGACCAAGCTGCGATTGCGCACGCTTCATTGAAATTTGGAATCTGGTATTTATGCAATACAACCGCCAAGAAGATGGCAGCTTTCAAGAACTTGCGCAAACCGGCGTTGATACCGGCATGGGCCTTGAACGTTTGTGCATGGTAACACAAGGCGTGAACAGTGTTTTTGAAACCGATCAATTTGCAACATTAACCGCCAGCATTGAAAAGAGAACCGGTGTTTCATACAAAAACAGTTCAGAAAAAATGCGTGCCAACTTTCACGTGATTGCCGACCACATTCGCTCATCATCGCTTTTAATTGCCGACGGTTGCGCGCCATCCAACGAAGGCCGTGGTTATGTGTTGCGTAAAATTATCCGTCGTGCAGCACTGTTTGCTCAAAAAATTTCTGATGATAAAAAATTATTCTCCAATTTGGCGCTCGACTTTATTGCCAGCATGAGCGACATTTATCCAGAATTGAAAAAAAATGAAAAGCTCATTTGCGCAGCTCTGGACAGCGAAATTGAACGTTTCGCACAAAACTTAATCAACGGCCAAGGCATTTTGCAAAGATATATTGAGCTCAACAAACAAGAAGGCGTTAAGGTAATTTCAGGCGACCAAGCTTTTAAATTGTACGATACCTACGGCTTTCCGCCAGAGCTCACGATGCTGATCTGCCAAGAAGATGGCTTTACCGTCGACTTTGAAAACTTTGAAAAAGAGATGGCCAAACAAAAAGAACTTTCTGGCAAAAAAATGAAATCAGCAGGTTCTGAAACCATCTCGCTTGAAAACATGCCAACAAAATTTGTTGGGTACGAAGTTCTTGAAAATGAAAGTACCATCCAATTTGTCAGCGCAGCCGACGATCATATCTGGTTGAGCACACAAGAATCACCATTTTACGTTGAATGCGGCGGTCAAGTTAACGACCACGGCCGCATCATCATCAACAAGCAAACATTTAAAGTTGTCGATCTTAAAAAAAGTGGCGAAACATTCAACCCCGCCATTTTAGTTAAAATTCCTGCAACTACGATTGACGGCGAGCCAGCAAAACAAATCAACGTTGGTGACAAAGCGCATTCAATTGTTGAAGCAGCTGTTCGTCAAAGAACGGTCAAAAACCACACCGCTACGCACATGTTGCAAGCAGCTTTGCAAACTGTTTTGGGTGGGCACGTTAAACAAGCAGGCTCTGTCGTTAACGACCAATATTTGCGTTTTGACTATGCGCATCATCAAGCGATGACCAAACTTGAAATCAAGCAAGTTGAAGATATCGTGAATGAAAAAATCCAAGCTGATATCAAAACAAACATTATGTGGACGTCGCTCAAAGATGCACAAAGCAGAGGCGTGATTTCATTTTTTGGTGAAAAATACAATCCAGAAAAAGTGCGTATTGTTGAAATTCCTGGCTTTTCTGCTGAGTTGTGCGGCGGTACACGCAAGCTCAACCGGCATTATCGGCTGCTTTAA
- a CDS encoding PBP1A family penicillin-binding protein: MIFRIIFVTFFLSASLFFGVGLFFLENNWVDCTALERQEKVCPSVVLDDHGNELARFELDRRELVSFNQIPAVVVNAFVAAEDHQFFNHCGFSIKGIVRSALVNVYHGRVVQGASTITQQVARLLYLSHERTWLRKIKELFVALQLERQLSKQQILELYLNNMYFGRGIYGVQAACKRFWNKAVEQVDTDEAAMLAAVAKSARFYSPLNAPLTARKRRNVVLRSMYNLGFIEKQDCEVAREKPLVVEDYIPGNPMRLYIQEWIRAWAENKWGKEVLYSKGLRIKTTINTDMQQAAENAFAPKIKKMRDEMGEILNGGMLCMHAQTGGIKALIGGYDFKKSQFNRAFQAYRQLGSSFKPILYSLAMTSGFEMDNVFIDEPIELVSDQGKKWQPRNWNRKYEGSMTLVRALSLSNNIIAIKLLMQIGAPKVAAWAQRFGITRDLTPYPSLALGTAHGSVEENVAAFNVFANNGVYVKPHLIEWVKDEWGRKMWEHEPIQHRVLDTKTNSKMVKALTYRLVFAKPMYEKKGWLQSEAIGKTGSTNEAMSTWFVGSTPEYTMAVYVGRDDNKPMGRYVYASSTAFPIWLNFAKQVPCTKKNFYYDPDLTPVAINWLSGKKTTLDDPAVVTILQ, translated from the coding sequence ATGATTTTTCGAATAATTTTTGTAACTTTTTTTCTATCGGCAAGTTTATTTTTTGGTGTTGGCTTATTTTTTCTTGAAAATAATTGGGTCGATTGTACTGCCCTAGAGCGTCAAGAAAAAGTGTGTCCGTCAGTTGTTTTGGATGACCACGGTAATGAGTTGGCGCGCTTTGAACTAGATCGGCGCGAGCTTGTTTCGTTCAATCAAATTCCAGCGGTGGTGGTGAACGCGTTTGTGGCTGCTGAAGACCACCAATTTTTCAATCATTGCGGTTTTTCAATCAAAGGCATTGTGCGCTCAGCGCTGGTGAATGTGTATCACGGTCGCGTGGTTCAAGGTGCCAGTACCATCACGCAGCAAGTAGCGCGCTTGTTATATCTTTCGCATGAGCGAACCTGGCTACGAAAAATTAAAGAATTGTTTGTTGCCTTGCAGCTTGAGCGGCAATTGAGTAAACAGCAAATTTTAGAATTATATTTAAATAATATGTATTTTGGGCGCGGCATTTATGGTGTTCAAGCAGCGTGTAAACGTTTTTGGAATAAGGCAGTTGAGCAGGTTGATACTGATGAAGCGGCTATGTTGGCAGCTGTTGCAAAGTCAGCGCGTTTTTATTCCCCGCTCAATGCTCCGTTGACCGCGCGCAAGCGGCGCAATGTCGTGCTGCGCAGCATGTACAACCTTGGCTTTATTGAAAAGCAAGATTGTGAGGTGGCACGAGAAAAACCATTGGTGGTTGAAGATTATATTCCCGGCAATCCAATGCGTTTGTATATTCAAGAATGGATTCGTGCGTGGGCTGAAAATAAATGGGGTAAGGAAGTTTTATATTCAAAAGGCTTACGTATTAAAACGACGATTAATACCGACATGCAGCAAGCGGCAGAAAATGCGTTTGCACCAAAAATAAAAAAAATGCGTGACGAAATGGGCGAAATATTAAATGGTGGTATGCTGTGCATGCACGCTCAAACGGGTGGTATTAAAGCACTCATTGGCGGGTATGATTTTAAAAAATCACAATTCAACCGTGCTTTTCAAGCGTATCGACAACTTGGTTCTTCATTCAAACCAATTTTATATTCGTTGGCAATGACGTCTGGCTTTGAGATGGATAATGTTTTTATTGATGAACCGATTGAGCTTGTTTCTGATCAAGGAAAAAAATGGCAACCGCGCAATTGGAATCGTAAATATGAAGGTTCTATGACGCTGGTGCGTGCACTTTCGCTTTCAAACAATATTATCGCCATTAAATTGTTGATGCAGATTGGTGCGCCTAAAGTTGCCGCATGGGCGCAGCGTTTTGGGATTACGCGCGATCTGACGCCATACCCATCGTTGGCGCTTGGAACCGCGCACGGTTCGGTTGAAGAAAATGTGGCTGCTTTTAATGTGTTTGCCAACAATGGTGTTTATGTAAAGCCGCATCTGATTGAATGGGTTAAAGATGAGTGGGGTCGTAAAATGTGGGAGCATGAACCAATTCAGCATCGTGTGCTGGATACCAAAACAAATTCAAAAATGGTTAAAGCGCTGACGTACCGTTTGGTTTTTGCTAAACCGATGTATGAAAAAAAAGGGTGGTTGCAGAGCGAAGCGATCGGTAAAACTGGTTCAACCAACGAGGCCATGTCAACGTGGTTTGTCGGTTCAACGCCAGAATATACCATGGCGGTGTATGTGGGCCGTGATGACAATAAGCCGATGGGTCGGTATGTGTACGCAAGCTCTACCGCTTTTCCAATTTGGCTTAACTTTGCAAAACAAGTGCCCTGCACCAAGAAAAATTTTTATTACGATCCCGATCTCACACCGGTTGCTATCAATTGGTTATCAGGCAAAAAAACGACACTTGATGATCCTGCGGTGGTCACTATTTTGCAATAA
- the murJ gene encoding murein biosynthesis integral membrane protein MurJ, whose product MPYSKKVNLHLNKRSIVNKTMQVGLATLMSRFLGILREFLQVSFLGIGGVSDAFITAFRIPNFLRHMFAEGALSASFVPIFVRVIKEKREDADGLMSLSLLFLQGILLVLYLFILLKTDLVMAIIAPGFSSFQTAYAVQFLRIMFPFIFLISASALFGGALNAVNHFFIPAFGPALWNFFYVIALALCLHFQLSPLYLCLGVIVAGAFQLIMTTVAYFVYNFKFASITAESWVHFKEIILKFIPYLMGVSIVEINLFVGGSIASFLPSGSVSLLYYGSRFMNIPLGVFAVALSNILLPHFSRIVLYAPKRMSFYLLEVLKFVSWVIIPITLFFAFVSYNLFDSLFLLRKTVDHAQLVLAAQILILYLGGLLFFCINKVLMSMLYSLKDTRSTMLVTGIGAGVNVLGDLVGMYFFGVHGIAAAASFSGLVMTIGCIYLLVTRHHITLYAGAYGRFCVSLCAQIACVAGLFLLGFYGSLMLASFAGITFFASRLGFWFLSLSLAGLLFLFMMVTKRLFGLKLYFLGR is encoded by the coding sequence ATGCCATATTCAAAAAAAGTTAATCTTCATCTCAACAAACGTTCTATTGTTAACAAAACGATGCAAGTGGGCCTTGCCACGCTGATGAGCCGCTTTCTCGGTATTTTGCGAGAGTTTTTGCAAGTGAGTTTCTTGGGGATTGGTGGGGTTTCAGATGCGTTTATAACCGCTTTTAGGATTCCCAATTTTTTAAGACATATGTTTGCAGAAGGTGCTTTGAGTGCCTCGTTTGTGCCGATCTTTGTGCGAGTGATCAAAGAAAAACGCGAAGATGCTGATGGTTTGATGAGTTTGTCGTTGCTTTTTTTGCAAGGCATTTTGCTGGTGCTATACCTTTTTATTTTGTTAAAAACTGATCTGGTGATGGCTATTATTGCTCCCGGTTTTTCCTCTTTTCAAACGGCGTATGCGGTTCAATTTTTGCGTATCATGTTTCCGTTTATCTTTTTGATATCAGCCAGTGCGCTTTTTGGTGGGGCTCTTAATGCCGTTAATCATTTTTTCATCCCTGCGTTTGGTCCTGCATTGTGGAATTTTTTTTATGTCATTGCGCTTGCATTATGTTTGCATTTTCAACTCAGCCCGCTTTACTTGTGCTTGGGCGTTATTGTTGCTGGTGCTTTTCAGTTGATAATGACGACTGTTGCTTATTTTGTGTACAACTTTAAATTTGCATCTATAACCGCTGAGTCGTGGGTACATTTTAAAGAGATTATACTGAAATTTATTCCCTATCTGATGGGCGTGAGTATTGTAGAAATCAATTTGTTTGTTGGTGGTAGTATTGCTTCGTTTTTGCCATCAGGTTCTGTTTCGTTGTTGTACTATGGCAGTCGATTTATGAATATTCCGCTTGGTGTGTTTGCTGTCGCGCTTTCAAATATTTTATTGCCTCATTTTTCACGCATTGTCTTGTACGCGCCAAAGCGCATGAGTTTTTATTTGTTAGAAGTTTTGAAATTTGTTTCGTGGGTTATTATTCCCATCACGCTCTTTTTTGCGTTTGTTTCTTACAATTTATTTGACAGCCTTTTTCTTTTGCGTAAAACGGTCGATCATGCTCAGCTTGTTCTTGCTGCTCAGATTTTAATTCTGTATCTTGGTGGGCTGTTATTTTTTTGCATTAATAAAGTGCTCATGAGCATGTTGTACTCGCTCAAAGATACGCGTTCAACGATGCTGGTGACGGGCATTGGCGCTGGTGTTAATGTGTTGGGTGATTTGGTTGGGATGTATTTTTTTGGCGTGCACGGCATTGCCGCGGCTGCTTCTTTTTCTGGGCTGGTTATGACCATTGGTTGTATTTATTTGCTGGTTACTAGGCATCATATCACGTTGTATGCCGGGGCTTACGGACGTTTTTGTGTTTCGTTGTGTGCACAAATTGCCTGTGTCGCCGGTTTATTTTTGCTTGGTTTTTATGGCTCGTTGATGCTGGCAAGCTTTGCTGGTATTACCTTTTTTGCGTCACGATTGGGCTTTTGGTTTTTATCACTTTCGTTGGCGGGTTTACTCTTTTTATTTATGATGGTGACCAAGCGTTTGTTTGGTTTAAAACTTTATTTTCTTGGCCGGTAA
- a CDS encoding ABC transporter ATP-binding protein: MAILKMQNIKKDFVQGGKTLQVLRGVSHEFEQGKSYALVGASGSGKSTLLHILGGLDQPDHGTIFFEGQDIFKLKNKDQFHNQHLGFVFQFHYLIKELTVLENIMLMGQIKGDSVSACKGRANELLEAVGLTEKTHSYPEQLSGGQQQRVAVARAIFNKPAFLLADEPTGNLDADSAASLVQLLLGAVRSWGMGLVLCSHDKAVYEKMETVLLMHDGVLVQR, from the coding sequence ATGGCCATCTTGAAAATGCAGAATATAAAAAAAGATTTTGTGCAGGGCGGAAAAACGTTGCAGGTTTTGCGTGGCGTGTCGCATGAGTTTGAGCAAGGAAAATCGTATGCGCTTGTTGGCGCTTCAGGAAGTGGGAAATCAACGTTGCTGCACATTTTGGGGGGCTTGGACCAGCCAGATCACGGCACCATATTTTTTGAAGGTCAGGATATTTTTAAACTTAAAAATAAAGATCAATTTCATAATCAGCATCTTGGCTTTGTGTTTCAATTTCATTATTTGATCAAAGAGTTAACCGTCTTAGAAAATATTATGTTGATGGGCCAGATCAAGGGCGACAGTGTGAGCGCATGTAAAGGCCGTGCTAACGAATTACTAGAAGCCGTTGGGCTTACTGAAAAAACACATAGTTATCCCGAACAGTTGTCGGGCGGGCAGCAACAACGTGTTGCGGTGGCGCGTGCGATTTTTAATAAGCCGGCATTTTTGCTGGCAGATGAGCCGACTGGCAATTTGGACGCTGATAGTGCTGCCTCTTTGGTTCAATTATTACTTGGTGCGGTACGAAGTTGGGGTATGGGGCTGGTGCTTTGTTCGCACGATAAAGCGGTTTATGAAAAAATGGAAACGGTCTTGTTAATGCACGATGGTGTTTTAGTTCAACGATAA
- the lon gene encoding endopeptidase La: protein MKEHINDYLLDEIPLILPVIPTVDVVVFPQMVVPLLILDEKIIAGIEEAMEGSRKILLLAAHQQPSDYQNPISISDLYKVGTVGNIMRVMQLPEGGIKILTQGLVKAHVEEILSTNDTLEARIQTINPHEVEFDAEQSDIQIKQLLVLVEKIASSGRVFGPDFQVILSQIQDPMRIADFILSHLNLTVQEAQALLEKKTLNQLLSGIYDYLTKEYELNGVKEKIYHQTQESINRSQKEYYLREQMKAIQKELGEESETDLSDLQKKIHELPLTEEARLECIKQFNRLTKTAPESMEATVIRTHLEWVLSMPWGHYTKDNLDIKHAQEVLDNYHYGLDDIKDRILDFLSIKSLKQDCNVPILCFAGPPGVGKTSLGKAIANSLGRNYYRISLGGVYDESEIRGHRRTYVGALPGRFIQAVKKAESMNPLIIIDEIDKIGMSNRGDPSAALLEVLDPEQNKTFYDNYLGVHFDLSQCLFVTTANDLSNVPGPLRDRMEIIQLSGYTNDEKCEIAQKHLVSKAIKNSGLNEKGMVLSKEIIDYIIRHYTQEAGVRDLDRYIQKLCSKYARHLVEKNKKLVFTEDNIQKYLGPSRISPEELVKSHKIGVTNGLAWTPFGGEILQVEAALMPGSGKLLLTGQLGDVMKESAQAALTYAKSHAQDFGIADSMFTSYDLHIHLPAGAIPKDGPSAGISLLSSVLSVLTGRQINGDFAMTGELNLQGKVLPIGGLKEKILAAKQHGLCNVILPKLNQKDLTTLKKVAEGMNIFLVDDVKEVLNHVLLPKLV from the coding sequence ATGAAAGAACATATTAACGATTATTTATTGGACGAAATTCCACTCATATTACCGGTAATTCCTACCGTCGATGTGGTGGTGTTTCCTCAAATGGTAGTACCATTACTCATTCTTGATGAAAAAATCATCGCAGGAATTGAAGAGGCAATGGAAGGCTCACGCAAAATTTTACTGTTGGCGGCGCACCAACAACCAAGTGATTACCAAAATCCCATTAGCATCAGCGATCTTTACAAAGTGGGTACGGTAGGCAACATTATGCGTGTCATGCAACTGCCAGAAGGTGGTATTAAAATTTTAACACAAGGGCTGGTCAAAGCTCATGTTGAAGAAATTTTATCAACCAACGATACGCTTGAAGCACGCATACAAACAATCAACCCGCACGAAGTCGAGTTTGACGCAGAACAATCAGACATTCAAATAAAACAGCTACTTGTTTTAGTTGAAAAAATTGCATCATCAGGCCGCGTCTTTGGTCCTGACTTTCAAGTTATTCTTTCTCAAATTCAAGATCCAATGCGCATAGCTGACTTTATTCTTTCGCACCTCAACCTCACCGTCCAAGAAGCTCAAGCATTACTTGAGAAAAAAACATTAAACCAGCTCCTGAGCGGCATTTACGACTACCTAACCAAAGAATATGAGCTCAATGGCGTTAAAGAAAAAATTTATCATCAAACACAAGAATCTATCAATCGCTCCCAAAAAGAATATTATTTGCGCGAGCAAATGAAAGCAATCCAAAAAGAACTTGGGGAAGAAAGCGAAACCGATCTTTCTGATTTACAAAAGAAAATACACGAGCTTCCACTGACCGAAGAAGCACGCCTTGAATGTATTAAGCAATTTAATCGCTTAACAAAAACAGCTCCAGAATCTATGGAAGCAACCGTTATCAGAACGCACCTTGAATGGGTTTTATCAATGCCATGGGGCCACTACACCAAAGACAATCTTGATATCAAACATGCCCAAGAAGTACTTGATAATTACCACTACGGCCTTGATGATATTAAAGATCGTATTTTGGATTTCCTGTCAATCAAATCACTCAAGCAAGATTGTAACGTTCCTATTTTGTGTTTTGCCGGCCCTCCAGGCGTTGGTAAAACATCGTTGGGCAAAGCAATTGCCAATAGCTTAGGCAGAAATTATTACCGCATTTCGCTTGGCGGTGTTTACGACGAATCTGAAATTCGTGGCCATCGCAGAACGTATGTCGGCGCTCTACCTGGACGATTTATTCAGGCAGTAAAAAAAGCAGAGAGCATGAACCCGCTCATCATCATTGATGAAATCGATAAAATTGGTATGTCAAACCGTGGCGATCCATCAGCTGCGTTGCTTGAAGTATTGGACCCAGAACAAAATAAAACATTTTACGACAACTACCTTGGCGTACATTTTGATCTTTCACAATGCTTGTTTGTAACAACCGCCAACGATTTAAGTAACGTTCCTGGACCATTACGCGATCGTATGGAAATTATTCAACTTTCTGGTTATACCAACGATGAAAAATGCGAAATTGCGCAAAAACACTTGGTTTCCAAAGCTATCAAAAATTCAGGCCTTAATGAAAAAGGCATGGTTTTAAGCAAAGAAATTATTGATTACATAATCCGCCATTATACCCAAGAAGCTGGGGTTCGTGACCTTGATCGTTACATTCAAAAGCTCTGCTCAAAATACGCACGCCACTTGGTTGAAAAAAATAAGAAACTTGTTTTTACCGAAGACAACATTCAAAAGTATCTTGGACCTTCTCGCATCAGCCCAGAAGAATTAGTTAAATCACACAAAATTGGCGTCACTAACGGCCTTGCATGGACACCATTTGGTGGCGAAATTTTGCAGGTTGAAGCAGCATTGATGCCAGGCAGCGGCAAGCTCTTGCTCACCGGCCAATTGGGCGATGTTATGAAAGAATCAGCTCAAGCCGCTTTGACGTACGCAAAATCGCATGCACAAGACTTTGGTATTGCCGATAGCATGTTTACCAGCTACGATTTACACATCCATCTACCTGCAGGCGCCATTCCTAAAGACGGCCCATCCGCCGGCATATCATTGCTATCATCAGTGCTTTCGGTTTTAACAGGCCGCCAAATTAATGGCGATTTTGCGATGACCGGCGAGCTCAACTTGCAAGGCAAAGTACTTCCGATTGGTGGACTTAAAGAAAAAATTTTGGCAGCAAAACAGCACGGACTCTGCAATGTTATTCTGCCAAAACTTAATCAAAAGGATTTAACCACCTTGAAAAAAGTAGCTGAAGGTATGAATATCTTTTTGGTTGACGATGTTAAAGAAGTATTAAATCACGTTCTCTTGCCAAAACTAGTCTAA